Part of the Augochlora pura isolate Apur16 chromosome 10, APUR_v2.2.1, whole genome shotgun sequence genome, CACGGGGCCGGATCAACGATATAGTAACGGGGAGTGTTTCTGTTTTCCATTCTAAGCAAAAGTTACAGCCGCGCGCACGCGGTGGGtatcaaatgaaattcaaacCCCCCGGAATTGAAACAAGAGATTGTCTCGGCTTGGCGCACTCGAGTCACGCCCACGTATCCGAAATACACACACCGGGCTCAGCGTATAATCGTCTTACAGTAAACTACGTGTCTGACCACATGCGCTCCAGAACTACTTAACCGTATATCTGCGACAAACGCGGTGTCTGCGCCCGGGACAACTGCAACTGCTCTTCGATACCCGTTGCTTCACCAACGCTAATCCCCCTTCGCCGCACACGCTTTACATTTCTGCGCCCCGTATGAATAAGTTATCTCCAAAATTCCAAACATTTTTAGGGGACAACAATTCATTGTTTACTAATTCTGAGAAGGAAAGATTATTCTTTACTAACCGAATTgattgttaaaagaatttcgtgTCGAGGTAAATcatatttagaatttagaagAGTGTAGCAGACtgtaagtaaatattaataataataataataataatattaataatagttaaatttaACTTGTACCTTAAGGGACAATCTATACatgttagaatattaaaaaggcaAGTGAAATAAGTGATAAAGCTGCCGTAAGCTAACTGAactataaattatcttaaaaacAGATTTGCTCTGTAAACAGTGCATACGTTCGTGAGCAACAATACTCATTGTTCCCCGCAGCGAGGAAAATGTGTCTCACGCCAGTATCATTCTAACCCTCTCATATCCTTTTCGAAAGCGAAGCGTCCGTAGTAGCCGAGTTTACAGCCCTCCTTAACAAGTTTACCCTCCAGTCGGGGTAAGTTTAGTTCAAAGCAACCGGAAAGTTCATCCCCTAATGCAACAGTCGTTTCTATAAATTCCGGCGGGGCCGTTCGAAGTTCGCCGATTAGCGGAAACGATCGGCGTTTTTTCTCATCCCCTGAGAAACCGAGCCGGAGAAAACATGGCCGAAACATCCCCGGTTTCTcccttgaaaaaaaaagaagagagtaCCCCGTCGTCGATGATCCCCGTGGAAACGGCGCCGCGGGACCtcgcttttattttcaattaccgAGTCGCGGGGACCCTTCCGAATAGGGGACGGAATGCCGGTATTAACGCCGAGGAAGTTACCGGTCCCGCCGCCCTCCTTTTGCTTGACTTTCGCCGCGCTGATAACGCTAGTTAATCGCGGCCGCAGTTTATAAACTAAGTTCCTGTAGGCTAGGAAAACAGCCGAGACATTTAACCCTTCATAATCCCCTGTGTCTTCCCGGCGACATCTCCCGTCTCGAACCCCCGGCAATCTCTGCTGCTTCTCAGTTTTTAGCTCGGAGACCTCGCCGAGCTCCCAGGTGGCTCCGAGTTGCTCCAACCAAAGACACGGGGCTGCTCTTCTTGCGCACCTCCTAGTTTTCTGATATGAACTTGTTCCGCAGAGCTTTCCTCGACTTGGCTTTAAAGGGTTAGCAGGCTGACCATAGGCTCCACTGTTCTACTTTATCAATCGACACCCAAAGAAGTACTTGGCAGACGCAAATGTACACTTTTCAAACAGAACttttttatcatataatttttttactgtaATGAATTAAGAATGTATTAACTCTTTCATACTTTAAAGGCAAGATGTAAATAAGTTCAGTCTTTacgtcttttatttttaaaatttcgtgaggttaaagtattttatttagtgaaatgaaaattaagaaattgagCCGTGTGACagcaattactttttcaatatttgtatatttaatagatcctGAAAATATTGTGAAGATGCATTAAATTAACCTATAAATTAACTTTCAAATCTGAACTAACGATTCTGTCACTCGTACACGGATAACATGGCAATAACAATGCTAAAGTAgtcgtttataattaattaaaacagacTTTATTAGGTagtactttttatttcagttatgatccagaatttttttaaagcaatcttaaattcgataaaagcGTGTACGCAAAGAAGCAagcaacatatattttaattcatcgGCTTAACGAACGCGCGTTCATTTCCATCGGTCCGCGAAACgaacaatgaaaattcgtGAACcgtttaagaaattgtttctaataaaAGTCCCGCTTTCGATTTTTAGCGCGCCGTGGCTACCGGCGACTAGGACAGAACAgtatttcgtttaatattGCCCCGCGATAAAACAGCAGATTTGCATAAAGACCCGGCCGGCCTGCACACACGGAAACGGTAAACCGGCGAGATCGAGTCCGGGAATGAGCTACACGAGAGCGCTGGAATCGATCAGCGTCAGGAGCACGGCGCAATAAAACCAACACGGTCGTCGCgtaaatataacaaagtgttaaaaatatacaggTAGATTGGACGGTCTATTGTCGCGCGCGTTCTACCCCCGcaatctgtttttttttctctctctcccctctttttattttgtaagcAGCCGAGCCGTGTAACGCGAACGAGAGACCCTGCCGCATCGAATATGCTCGTCCGCCGCCGTTCTACGGGTGGtccgacaattttttattttttacggCCCCGAATAAAAAAGGATATCGCcgtatttaaaagaaaagataataataaagcgCGACGAAACCGTCGCGGCGAGGCTCGACGAGGGGTGCGTAACGTCCCCCGCGGCATAAAGGGCTGTAACTTTTATTCCAGAGCGAACGATGTCGTAACGACGAAGATGTTACGACCGGCATTTAAAACCGGTTACACGGGTGCCGCGATAGATGCGCATTTTTAGCTTTCAATTTAGCCGAGCGTTACATTAAATTACCGCTAAATTGCTTTCGAGACCGCCAACAAATTTAAGCTCGCGTGGAACTGGTGGCTAAAatctgttaataatattttctgtttaacGAAATGCTAAAGGATTGGCaagaataattcgattaaatctcattgcataaaattatatctgtCATAACAGATATTCAGAGGTGAACATTTCACCTGGTCAACGCTAGATTTACGAAGCACTGAAAatagctgttttatattagtttacaaaagtaacaatttgacgtttattctgatttttagctggttatattgtaatattttagtaaGTAAGAATCACAGTGATGTAAGCGACATTTTTGAACATACATATATCTTAAAATGTAATCTATAAAtgctaaaatattgaaaagacaaatttaatcaattttaaagttattataaattgacttaactctaaattatcttaacaataatCTACTCATTTGCCGCATGTAACGCGTACAATGAATTAAAGACGAAAGCTATTGCTAGAGGGTTAATGTACATAAAGCGCTCGATTATTATAAGAtacatagataaataaataataaataattcgatttgAATATTCGGCCAGTCATCGGAGAGTTTAAGCCTCCGACTATCGATCCTGCAACTGATCCAGCCTCGGCTAAGTCAGACCGAACGCAGCTTCCGACCATCGAGTCGTCAACAATTTCTCCCCCGATTCGATCCCCGTCCGATCCACCCTCCTCCGAATTAGGCGTTCGTCTACCCCTCGAACGCTACAATGCATACATCGGTCCCGCGCAACCCGTGTACAACAAAGACGCCGTACTACAATGACAGAAGCCGGTATCGCTGCTCGCAGACCGGGCGACACTTATTGCGAGCGTTGTAGCGGCGGCTACGCGATACTTAGTCgcattaatatacattaaggAGCAACCGTTGTCCCGGTTGCTCCTTTCAGCGTCGGAATCTCTGTCGGACAATAACTCCGCGGGGTCGAAACAACCCCGAGGAACTTCCGCGAAGAGCAAAGAAATCCCCGCAATAAATGATACTCGGCGTGCAGTAAAGCCCTTAATCACGCCCGACTCTTTTCAGGCCCGCGAGTTCTTTCCGCGGCCGGTCTCGATCCCGAACTGAACTTTCGCCTGCAGATTCCTCGTGTGGAACTTCTGCAGTATCATCGGCCCGTAAAACTTCGCCGGATCGTCGAGCCGCCTGTGGACCGCGGCCTCGCGACTGCTCAACAAAAGACAGTTCCAAGGTGACCAGTCCAGGTCTCTGTGAAACCGGACGAGCCTCAACTCCGACAAGCGGTCGTTCTCGGAGATGGCCGATCTGCCGTGCCAGATGTCGTTCACCAAATGGTAAACGATCTTGGCGTCGACGACGAAAGCCAAGCTGCTGTAACACCGGAGCTTAGCTTCGCTCCTCCTGACGTCCCTCAGCAGACTCTCGTACGGTCCGTAGACGATCCTAGGTCCGGTTCGGGCTCTGACATAGAGACAATGATTGCAGGAAGAGGATCGACGTCTCTTCTCTGCGGCGAACTTCTCCAGAGGCATCAGCCTCCCGCAGCTCCGGCAGACTCTGTTCGCGGAACCATGGTACGGAGAGCCTTCGAATTCCCTGGCCAAAGCGTCCCTGGCAAAGGCTAAGAAGCTGATTCTCAGTCTGCTTCTCAGCCAGCTTAATTtggcgacgtcgacgtcgccgtcgAGGAAATCGATCTCCTGGTCCAGCAGCCGCATCACTTCGTTCGATGCTCGGCACGTGTGCGGCTCGACGTCCTCGCGGAGCCGCCGCAACGTCTCCCGCCGCTCCTCCGGCGATACGTCTTCTCTGGACAGCGCGTCGAACTTGTCCTTCAGGATCCTAGCGAGCTGCACGCGGGGCGTGTCGACGAGAATCAGCTGCCCGCGACGATTCCTCCAGACGACGGACAGGGACAGCCGATCGAGGAATTTCCGGTACGAGGTCTGCTTTCTGCGCAGCTTCTCGGCCGTTTTCAGCGAGTCGATGGCTCGCAGCAGCTCGACCTCTTTCGACAGGATTAGACTGCACAGACCGATCCGGGCGGCGGCGAGGCGGGGTAGCGGGTCGGCTTTCTCCGTCTCGCGGATGCGCCAACGGTCAAGGAGATTGTACAGCAACTCGAAGTCCGTCCTCGTTCTCGGCGAGCTGCGGTTTAGTATCACGAAATCCCGGCTGTGATAAGACCGTGGCTCCGCTGCTATTTGCTGGCCGTCCGTGTCCTCGGAGTCCGACCGAGCCATGGGACCCCCGGCCACGGCGATCCTGCCACGCCGAGCCCTGTGGCCGGCAGAACGAACGCTTGAATACGTGGCTCGGTCCCGAGTGGTTTTCTTCCGGGAAAGTTTGCCCAGCGAATTTCGGCTCGCCGGGCCAACGTGGACACGATGCGATCGATCGGGGAAACTCGAGATGGATCTGTGATCCATCGGTAAGTCGGCAAACGTGCGGGCATACTTGCAAACGTGAGACTTTTACAGCTATCGAGAAATGGGTAAGCACACTTTTTAAAGGtaataactgttttaaaattgaactaaATGAACCTTTGGTTAGATAATTGGAGAACTAGTCTACTACACAATTACTGaaatacctttttttttaattttgctattagtTTGAATGATTGTAGTCTTTTTATCTGAGCCAATAacgaaagtataaaaaattacttttatattgtagATCTctgtaaataatgaatatactaaaaatagcCATTGAAATTCGTGggaaattactattatcataatctttaaatattaacagatCATGACAGTGCCATCCGATGTCAATGATATTTTCAGTATAAATCGACAACAAATTTTAAGCATTTAtgaactgaataaaataaatttattaaactccgtaaaaaaagtaacaaattacagaaaattctcTCTAGCATCAGTAACGTAATCCAAACTGTTCATGCTAccacttcgaataaaatgtccAAGTTTCTTctcactaaaaaaaaaaatattaaaaatgctattagtAATCTGACGGAGATCGCAACGTGAACCGTAAAGACATACTTAAAGCaccgtttattaaatttttactttcgcCGGGAGCTCTGATGGCACggaattttcttaatttcctCGGAATAAAGATAGCACGATAACCGGAGAGGAAACTGTCCCCGCAGCTGTAAACGGAGTAGCGAACTTTCCGCAGGGACGTCGTAACGAATACCCGAAAACTTCGAATTGCTCcagataattgtataaatactGTCGAAGGGGAGACGGGACGAAGATAGAACCGAATCAACTGTCGTTATTTCGGGGCGAGATTTCCGAGACGGTGCTTCCCCGCCGCGGTGCACTCAACGTCTACGCTCTGCGGGTACAAGGTAGACGCGGCTCTACGGGATCTGGCACCACCTCGGCTGGGGCGGGAAGAAAGGCTTGGAAGCCTAAAGGCAACCCTCGCGTTCCCCTAACTTTTACACTACTCGCTACTTTAACTCGACATCGGCCATTACTCCACCTGTAAAACCTCTGTATCTTTACGACGCTCTCCAGGATCCTCCCGTTCCTGGCGGAGTCCTTAGGGGGGGACGCAACCTTGGCGGCCTAGAAGAAATAGGTGAATGTACCAAACCAGGACGAACGACTCggccattttttaatattccaaaCTCAACAAATCCGGAGATGTCGCTAAAAGTTGCGCGTTTGTACCTCCCcaaaaaaacagaatttttcattcggtaAGTAGTAGACTTTGGATCTTTGTGCATAATCAAAATTGtctactttaattttaagGAATATAGTGTAGAttaaagttttcttttttccttaaATGATTgcaataagttgaaaataatgcaacaacgCTCTTAAATCTTTCCAATGTGGTTTTAGTTTTGCATTTAACATACTCATTTTTTGTTACAGTAATTACACtaaaaaaatagtatagtatagtaattacGCTAAAAAAAATGACTGTGTACTCGTGTACCGAGTGTACTCGTTATATACAGAGCAAAATAGCGGCTGCtttaatatatgtttaaaaGAGATTTAAATTCATTCGGAGTATAACtgtctaaataataattttctgctgagatttttgaaaaaagaaatatcaatttcaaacAAGTACTAATACTTATTTACTTGACCTGAACacaacgaaagaaaagaatccatgaaaaatcaattacttAGAAAAGTGATCGGAATTCTGATTTCTGGAGGACGTCAGCAAGTAACTTACAGCTTGATATCTCAATTTTCTCAAGTATTCTAAGACAGCCGTATGATTCCTTAAAGTTCTCAGCAAAGCTGCCGTATTCTCTCGTAATCGGCAAGATCGCATACCGTTTTGGGACCGTGATCGAAGGTAAAGGCTTGCAAGAGCTTGTCCCTGGCATCGGGGAACGAGCATGATTGCACGCCGACGTCCTGTTGCGTGACCGTGCATTTATCGACGAGATATTCGGTCTGGGCGACCCGTTCCACCGTCGTCCCGTCATCCTGATGCGGTCCAGTTTGCGTGCACGCGTTCCAATAAACGGTCCCGGTAGCCTTGTGCCTCCAGCCGGCCAAACACGGTTTCGCTTTCATTGTTGGTCCTACGAAGATCGAAGAACACCGACCTAGATCTGCGGAAAGAAAAGGAGACTCTGAGAGGTGGGCCGGAGTGCTCGCGGGGGGGATAATGGCGCCGTCGGTAGTAAAGGAAATTACTGTACCGCGGTTTAGGGGGTTCGAGCGCCGCGCCCATTTTACAATGGCAGACGAGCTTTGCGAGGAGAACAAGGCAGAAATTGCCCACTACACGGGATCAAGATCACCGGGAATCTTGTTTTCCAACGAATCGCCGCCGACGTGCGCCTTTTCCTCGCTTCTCCGTCGCCTTTCCCGGAATTAGATTAGACGAACTCTGGTTTCTCGGCGGCCGAGAGCACTGACTGCTGTTTCGAGCGCTTAGAGAATTGCGCACCAACTTGTGTCGCCGAGACGTTAAAagatagtaattaataaataacgaatatACACAACGTATccaaagtatttaaaataatattgaaaatattaaaaataacgtgGAAGAACATGTGTAATATGTCgagaataatgtttataatatatgcaaaatatgcaagatatacaaaatgaaaaatatatttttagaatccTTTAGTGATTATGTtttgttaatgtaatatataaataatataatataaataataaatacatataatataaatataaagttaatataattgatatattacaTTAGTGATGAgttattcttaaaaataatattcattcgcataaatattcgcTGTCCggtaaattaacaaataaaacatttaatcttCCTAAGCGAATATAAATGTAAGTTCCAACCCTTTTCAGTCACCGAAAagtaaaaatcgtacaaaagaATAGTTTCTGGTAATGGAGCGACGAACGGCGATTGTTTGAAAGCGCCGTTTAGGCGAATGCCGAGGAAGACATTTTTTCTCTTTACCTTGGACAGGTTGCACGGTAATAATTCACCCTTAGCTCAGCATATACTATTCAGTATTGCAGTTTCGCATGCACACGGACTGAAAATCACGTGGCTGCTGGGTAAATAGGGTTTCCGTGACGTTAGTGCCACGTGGTGCATTGTAAACACGACCACGTGCCATTAGCAGTGGCGCGTCCCGATGCAAATGCCGCTATGTGTCATTAGGAATAATGCAGGGCAAACAGCGCCACTTGGCGCCGTTCATGGAATCATTATGAAATCGTACGTCGTTCCGAATATGCATCAATTTTTCCTCAATTATTCATTACACTccacagggtggggcaaataaagttttacaaagcaatatctccattatcgttaatgacacgcgaaaatgcttgaggaacaatttgtttggttcgaagggtACCATTctcttcacagttactgcgaCTAAGAATCTTTCAATTGGTatcatttcttagaagggacggAACATTAATGTTCATTCCGTGTttgaatttacttgaatgcttaaatattaatgacaagggattagaattgtATGCGAATTtcaaagaatagaataatattcatacataAGAATTGATTActgtaatttccatcacgtgtcggactcgtcaaagtacgataaggggttaattaaaccGGCGAAAAATGGTCGCGGCCAAGCACGCGTGTTTCCCTTGTTTTAAGGGACGGCATTACGCGGGATGCATTCCATGGAACGGACACGGGCGTGCAGCGGCGGGTTTACGGTTCCCCGCGTTCGCCGGCGCACTTCCGGTGGCCCCGGAATCGTCGACGCTGGATCTCCATCAGCCGTAAAACCTCGAACGGCGTGCTCCTCCATACGGTAAGCTCTCGTCGACGTTTCGGCCGGATAACAAGGAATTAAGCGCCGCTTCCGGACCGAATTAACGGGAATTTATAACTTGGTACCGTGCCGAAGGAACGGTCGGTTCCGCCCAGCGTGAAATATTCATCGCGGCCCGCTTCCTTCCCATTCTTTTTTACCCCTTGCTCATCTGCCGCCTCTTCCGAGCAACAGTTTAATCGACGCCGCGTTCGCTACGGATAACTGTgctttgttcaatttattcgacgaacgGGGTCCGGGCACCGTTTAACTCGGTCGTTAACGTTGCGGTTGTTAAATAACTCGGAATGACTCTTCCCATTTTTTTTACCGGGCAAACGACGTCACCGgattcgacgaaattaaagTCGACGGTGGCTGGTTACACCGattgattaacactttacactagagcggcgactctgaggcgccacgaaaaattgttgtatcgcgtttcaaaataattttaacgttcTGATAACatcatttaacattataatattgtaataaacgCAGTAAGTGCATCagataaaatacagtaaattactTCGAACGAAAACGCTATAGGTCAggactattttaaattataatttcctgTGCCATGCCTTTCATCTTCCTATCTATATTTACGTACACATATATCATGTATAATAACCTTAAATAAGTCTCTATACTAcaagttaaaaagaaaatcagaaAAAGTAAATGCAAAGAACTCGCCGTATACACGTGAATACTTAATTGCAACGAACGCGACAGAAAATTATGCAATCATAGATTTCTAACATTTCATCAGTGTTAACATATCCAGGGTGATGTCCAAAGAAGAACAATGCTCGCCGCGTAAACGGGAGACGTTTAAAAACTGTCGACCGGCAGcaagggggtgggggaggcTCGCGGAACCGCAATTAAACGCGAGGACGTCATCGGAATCGAATTCTGCATTGCAAAACGGCtggacgggggggggggggagggagaggtgCAGGAGCGCGACCTCTCGGTCAACGGATAAGTGTTTACGTCTCGGGTATTTAAACGAGGCCATACGAACgcggaaatttaatttctatttaattggATCGCCGGCTACGCGTGCACCTGCGcatgaaatattcatgatCCGCCTATCGAGGACGGGGTCCAAAGTCAAAAATGCGGTGGACATCGGCGACGGCCGCCTTTTTCTCCGTTCTAATCGTCAGTTACGTATCTTTTCATTGTCAAAGGAACGGCGTGGCGATCAAAGGATGattctatttaaccctttgcgaacGAGAGGCGACTCTCGGCGTTTCGTTTGGCAGGACGAGTGAGAGGCGACAGTCGGTGCttatgttaagataatttttatgtaaattatataatattgtaaatatataatattgcatatattagcatataaattatatttgtattatatgtaaattaaaataatttgtatgcaTGAAAGTCGACAcatctgagaaaatcgcctcgtTCTGCTACCGCACTTGGTAGAAAATGTTGCCGTTTGCTAAAGGTTAATGCTCGCAAAGCGTTGGCTGGGTTCATTTTACTCCAGagtatttaaattgttcgttcaattatttaatttttggtaACTGCATTTCAGAAATTGTTGTTACATCGGGAACAACAGAGGTGCTGATAGCTCCATGAAAAATGTCTTCAAAAGtatgtttcgaaaaattagcGAACAAAGCTCAGAGTTGTTGCGAACATCGTCAATAGTATAGTTGTAAAAATGGCCCGCTGTACGAAGGTTAACAgtgctctctcctctctttctctttctctccctgcCCGCGGTCCCAACCCCTCCAGGGTCCATTGTGCCCCCGGAACGGCATCCAAGGAGCGCTCGCGAACAATACAAGACTTTTGTTTCGTCCTTTGTTTTGCGCCGCAGCGGCAGACAACCGTTTTAACGCTCGGCCGGCTTCGAATTCGCGAACGTTTCTTTGAGAATCGCCCGGCGCTGTAAAATCCCGCGGACAGCGCGGTCGGCCTGAAAGCACGGAAAGTAgaagatttttcgaaatattccgAGGCGTcggcacacgcgcgcgcgcgcgcgctcgcgtgcACTGTCCCTGCGTTATGAATTATGTATTTAACGAGAAAGAGGAAATAGAGGTTGCTAAGAGACGACACGGGCGTAGAACCGTTCGGGCAAACCGCCCGCGGCATCGAAGGAATGCAAAAAGGGAATGGTTGATGTAACGGCTTAAGGGCGCGAACTGCCGCGCGGCCGGAAGTCGTCCGCGGGGCCGAcggattaacatttttttcggaATTCAAATCGCGAATactctgaaataatattccgcGGCGATACCGTAACGAcgcggcgccgcggccgcattttaattaaagctgATTGAACCCCGTCCGGGGAGGGGAGAAGAAACATTCCCGGCcactttgaaataatattaacgagCGGCACGGAAGCGGAGGAGCCCAGATTCCGCCGGATCCGAAAAACCGGTTGTAATGAAATTTGCATT contains:
- the LOC144476101 gene encoding IQ motif and ubiquitin-like domain-containing protein, with protein sequence MKAKPCLAGWRHKATGTVYWNACTQTGPHQDDGTTVERVAQTEYLVDKCTVTQQDVGVQSCSFPDARDKLLQAFTFDHGPKTAAKVASPPKDSARNGRILESVVKIQRFYRARRGRIAVAGGPMARSDSEDTDGQQIAAEPRSYHSRDFVILNRSSPRTRTDFELLYNLLDRWRIRETEKADPLPRLAAARIGLCSLILSKEVELLRAIDSLKTAEKLRRKQTSYRKFLDRLSLSVVWRNRRGQLILVDTPRVQLARILKDKFDALSREDVSPEERRETLRRLREDVEPHTCRASNEVMRLLDQEIDFLDGDVDVAKLSWLRSRLRISFLAFARDALAREFEGSPYHGSANRVCRSCGRLMPLEKFAAEKRRRSSSCNHCLYVRARTGPRIVYGPYESLLRDVRRSEAKLRCYSSLAFVVDAKIVYHLVNDIWHGRSAISENDRLSELRLVRFHRDLDWSPWNCLLLSSREAAVHRRLDDPAKFYGPMILQKFHTRNLQAKVQFGIETGRGKNSRA